GACCCGCCGGATCGCACAGGTAGCGATCGCGACCTTCTCAAACCCCAACGGATTGAAGGGGGTGAACGGAAATGCATATCGCGTCACCAACGAAAGCGGCACCTATAGCTTGAAGACTCCAGGTGGCGGCGGCGCGGGCTCGATTGCTCCGTCCACGCTGGAAGCTTCGACGGTCGACTTGTCGACCGAGTTCACGGGGTTGATCACGACACAAAGAGCCTATTCGGCTTCGTCGAAGATCATCACCACCGCTGACCAGATGCTAGAAGAGCTTCTGAGCATTAAGCGGTAATTACAGGTCTTAACTGACCTTAATTACCCTGTATCACATTGATACATCACCGGAGTAGGGAGAAAGCCTCGTGTTTCAGTCTTTCTTTACTATTGGAATTAAGCGCCTGTTATTTCCCGGCGCCTATATTCCTCTCCAACAGTGATGGTTGTGGGAAAGGCGTAAAGCCATGTTGCAGCAGCAGCGCACGAACAGCCGGGGTGAGAAGTACGTGATCGGTCCGACCGGCGCGCCGCTAACTCTCTCCGACTTGCCGCCTCCGGAAACCCAACGTTGGGTGATCCGGCGCAAGGCCGAGGTGGTGGCCGCCGTTCGCGGTGGTCTCCTCTCGCTCGACGAGGCGTGCGATCGGTACAAGTTGACGAACGAGGAATTCCTCGCCTGGCAACAATCGATCGAACGTCACGGCCTGGCGGGTCTTCGGACCACGCGTCTTCAGCAGTACCGCTAGTTCGCGGGACGGCAAAGCGTAAGCCGCGCAAGGGTTTCGACCCTCGAGCGGTCCGAGTCGACAGATCAGCGGCCGCGTCCCCCAGGGGCGCGGCCGCGACCTTTTGGCGCCCTTGGTCCCCCCTCGGAGGGGGCTTTTGTAAACGCCCCGTTTACCTTGCACTGGGTAAATCCTGCCTAGCGACGGCGTGCTCCGGCGCGCGGCGGCTAACGTTCTCGTCGGAGAACGTTGTTCAGGGGTAGGGCGTAGGTTGGATAAGTTCCTCAGCGCGATTCAAAGGTTCGGTGTCGGCCGTCTGGCCGCCCTGATCGGCGTCGCCGCGGGCGCGATCGCCGTGATCGCGGCCGTCATGATGATGATGAGCAAGCAGCCCAACGAGCTGCTGCTGTCGAACGTCGACCCCAAGGAATCCGCCGCCGCCACCGCCGCCCTCGACCAGGCCGGCATCAAGTACGAGACCAAGGCCGACGGCGGCACGATCTATGTCGCCCGCGACAAGGTCAATTCGGCCCGCCAGCTGATCTTCACCAAGGGCTTGGTGACCTCCGGCTCGGTCGGCTACGAAATCTTCGACACCGGCAATGCGCTGGGCCAGACCGACTTCGTCCAACAGCTGAACCGCCAGCGCGCCCTGCAGGGCGAACTGGAGCGCACCATCACGGGCTGGGACGGCGTGCGCGCCGCCCGCGTCCACCTGGTGATCCCCAAGCGTCAGCTGTTCGAGGAAGACGCCGAGAAGCCGACCGCCGCCGTCAGCATCAGCATGGGCCGCGAGCCCTCGGCCGACATGGTTCGCGCCATCCAGAACCTGGTGGCCGGTTCGGTCGCCGGCATGAAGCCCGACGCCGTCAACGTCATGGACCAGCACGGCAAGACCCTGTCGGCCGGCAATGACGAGACCCTGGCCGGCAAGGCCGCCCAGGACGCCAAGAGCCAGGCCGAGGCCCGTATCGCCAAGACCGTGCAGGACATGATCGACGGCGTCCTCGGCCCGGGAAAGGCGCGCGTCAACGTCACCGCCCAGCTGGACCTGAGCCGCGTCACCACCCAGGAACGCAAGTTCGATCCGGACGGTCAGGTCATCCGCTCGGAAAGCACCAACGCCAACGATTCCAGCGAGACCAAGAACGACGACACCGGCGGCGTCACCTCGACCCAGAACATTCCGGGCCAGACCCCGAACGGCTTCCAGCCGCTGGGCTCCAAGCAGAACAGCAACGAGAGCGTCACCAACTACGAGATCTCGGAAAGCACCAAGACCACCGTTCAGGAGCCGGGCTCGGTGACCAAGCAGGCCGTGTCGGTGGCCGTCGACGGCATCACCGCCCCTCCGGGCAAGGACGGCAAGCCGGGCGCCTACACCCCGCGTTCCGCCGCTGAGATGGCCCAGCTGGAGCAGATGGTGAAGACCGCGGTCGGCTTCGATCAGGCCCGCGGCGATCAGGTTTCGGTGGTCAATGTCCGCTTCCCGCAGCCCGAGGACCAGGGTCTGGGCAAGGCCGGCCTGCTGGACGGCATGGACAAGAACGACCTGATGCGCTTCGCCGAGCTGGGCGTGCTGGCCGTCGTGGCCCTGCTGATCCTGCTGTTCGCGGTCCGTCCGTTCCTGAAGAGCCTGGCCAGCCCGCCGCCGACCCCGCTGGGCCTGGCGCTGAACGCGCCGCCGGTGACCCGCATGGTCACCCTGTCGGACGGCACGACCCAGGAAGTGGTCATCGACCAGTCGGGCGAGGCCATCGCCATCGGCGGTCCGGTCAGCGACATGGATCAGCGCATCGACATCGC
The window above is part of the Caulobacter soli genome. Proteins encoded here:
- a CDS encoding DUF1153 domain-containing protein, giving the protein MLQQQRTNSRGEKYVIGPTGAPLTLSDLPPPETQRWVIRRKAEVVAAVRGGLLSLDEACDRYKLTNEEFLAWQQSIERHGLAGLRTTRLQQYR
- the fliF gene encoding flagellar basal-body MS-ring/collar protein FliF produces the protein MDKFLSAIQRFGVGRLAALIGVAAGAIAVIAAVMMMMSKQPNELLLSNVDPKESAAATAALDQAGIKYETKADGGTIYVARDKVNSARQLIFTKGLVTSGSVGYEIFDTGNALGQTDFVQQLNRQRALQGELERTITGWDGVRAARVHLVIPKRQLFEEDAEKPTAAVSISMGREPSADMVRAIQNLVAGSVAGMKPDAVNVMDQHGKTLSAGNDETLAGKAAQDAKSQAEARIAKTVQDMIDGVLGPGKARVNVTAQLDLSRVTTQERKFDPDGQVIRSESTNANDSSETKNDDTGGVTSTQNIPGQTPNGFQPLGSKQNSNESVTNYEISESTKTTVQEPGSVTKQAVSVAVDGITAPPGKDGKPGAYTPRSAAEMAQLEQMVKTAVGFDQARGDQVSVVNVRFPQPEDQGLGKAGLLDGMDKNDLMRFAELGVLAVVALLILLFAVRPFLKSLASPPPTPLGLALNAPPVTRMVTLSDGTTQEVVIDQSGEAIAIGGPVSDMDQRIDIAKIEGQVKASSIKRVSEFVEKHPEESVAILRSWLHESE